The region AATCAGGCGCTTCTGCTGGAAGCTTTCTACCGGCGCTTTTCGAAGCATCGGAAAGCGCCTGCAACATTATCTGAAAATTGACGGGATAGGGATTGGGATGGAACAGGTTTCTATGGGCTCTGGGCTCCTCAGTGGGGCGGGACACGCCAGAGAAGGAACCGCCAATACTTCGAAATTTCTGATTGACGCTGTTCAAATACGTTTCCCAAACAAGGCTCATTGCCTGGTTGAGGAATGGACTATCTTCCGCGTCGACCTGAATGACGATGAGCTCTCCAAAGTCGCTGACGCCGGCCACATCCCCCTTTTTGTTTTTGCCCACAAAGTCATCGAAGACAGCAGACAACGCTTCCAACCCGGCGACTGGGTGCGCAGCAGCATGTGCGTCTCTTTTGACGACGGCGTGATGTTTGAAACCAAGAACACAATCTACGTCCTCATGGGCCCTGGCCACGAGAAACAAGCCAACCTAAAAACGATTTTTTCTTTCTTTTGACAAGCCACTGCGCAGGCGTTGGCTTGAGTCGAGACATGAAATGTTCAGAACCCAGAACACAGAGATGGCCGGAATCCCCGAGATGTTTGGCGAAGGCCTTACCCACTGGAATTCAGTGTCGCGCGTTCTTGCAATGCACTGGTATCACGTGAACGTTCAGGAGTTTCACGAGGGGCGCCTCATCACCCTCGTTCACCTGATCAATGACGAAGTCAGACTCAATGGTCTCCTCATGAACCAAAGCCAGGAGTTAATCGTCAACGACGTGCAGGTAGTCAGTCCCCCATGGATGAATAAAAGTCTGAGCTGGAAAATGGAAAAGCTGACGTCAGTCTCTGTTGGCTTCGACAAAAATGACGTCGTGGTATGTCTCGTCCAAGTCGAAGGCGGCGAGGTCTACTCCGACACTCACGACCGGAATTTCGACGTCGGTGCCCTGACTGGCCTCCGAAGAATTTACTGAACAAATGCAGTCGCACCAAAACACGTACCGCGATTTTTCCACAGTAACAAGAGCCGTGTTACTGCACAAAAAGCATGTTACGAATCAGCAATCATGCATCAGGAGCTACAAATGCTGAACACGACTACTGTTGAGCTGCACAGTAAGCGCCTTACGGATTTTCATCTTAAGCGCATAGTCCAAGCAGATGCTCAGTCGTTCGAGGAGCCCATCACAGCTTATCTAAGCGATGTTTTCATTTCTTCTTCTTCAGCGATTGGCGTGGTCTTTGGACACAAGCAACGCGACGAGCTTGGGCGGTTCGCGGACGGCCATTTTGTGCGAACGTCTGAAATTTGCTCTGCGAGAAAAGAGGGAAAGTTTTGGGTGATCACCACGATGAACTCTCGTTACGTCTTGGCATCCTTCAAGCGAGGGGTTGGCAGGGCAAGTCTGAAGATATTCCTGCGAGCTACGCAGGGCCGCTACATCTACACGCCGCCTGTCTTGCAGTAGGCAGCCGTAAGCTTGATAGAGGTGTGGTTGAAGGCGAGTTGTCTTTTATCCAAAGAAGCGAGTTCGATTTACAGGTGATCATAAATAGCAGTCGGGTCAGCGCGTCCTGAGATGCAGTGTCAGTAATTCAGGTTGATCAGGGATACGGCTGTATAAAGCCTTGCCTCAAGATGTGCCCTCCGGTACCACACGATGACGCAAGATATCTGTTGCGATTTGTTGTGGATGGATGTACAGTAGTTTTGCTGTGTTAATGTTTCCGCTCCTGATTGGCTGCTTACACCCAGAGCGTCAGCGAAGATCGTAGCCCGGTTATTTTGGAAGCCCCTTCACTGGGGCTTTTTTGTGTCTGGTGGATTTGTATTCTTAACTGTTCGTCTTCGGTAGCTCACCCCTTTGTCGCTTGCGATGAGTCTTCGTTTGACCGCAAACCCGATTCGGCTGTTTACTGTACGAACATACAGTATTTCGGCGATTTGTATTATGGTCACCATCCTTGGGCCGCTTTCCAGCAGCGGCGTTAGGGAGCCTGAGTCCAGCAACGTAAACCCTACAGCATCCCTGGACGCGTAAAGCTCATGCATTAACGTCAGAAACTCGGTTTTTCTTGAGGTATGAAGAAA is a window of Pseudomonas sp. DC1.2 DNA encoding:
- a CDS encoding DUF6957 family protein, which encodes MEQVSMGSGLLSGAGHAREGTANTSKFLIDAVQIRFPNKAHCLVEEWTIFRVDLNDDELSKVADAGHIPLFVFAHKVIEDSRQRFQPGDWVRSSMCVSFDDGVMFETKNTIYVLMGPGHEKQANLKTIFSFF